In Sphaerospermopsis torques-reginae ITEP-024, the genomic window GGTTTATTAAAAGCTAAACCTAAAAATCTTCTACTTCCTTCTAATGATTGTAATTCCGATTCCTGTAGAGAAGTTTCATGAAACGTCTCTACAATAGTTGTAAAATTGGGATGATTTTTTAATGCTGCTAAAACAATAGGTGCAAAGCTAGTAGGAGTAAGAGAAATTTGATTAACTTTATCTAAAGCAGAACGTTGGGTAGAGGGGTCAAATTCCCGAATTTTTTCAATTTCATCCCCAAACCATTCTAAACGGACTGGTAACTCAGAAGATACGGGAAAAACATCAACAATATCCCCTCGTCTACTCCATTGACCTTCAGTTTCTACTAAAGAAACCCGTTCATAACCCAAAGCGGTAATTTTTTCGCTGAACTCATCTAAATCATATTCCATCCCCTTTTGTAAAGAGAGACAAAAAGATTTAAATACCTCTGGGGGTGGAAGGTGTGGTTGTAGTGCGCCTATAGTAGCAACAATAGCTGTATTTTTATTCGGAATGCCACTACTAATCAAATCTGCCAAAACCTGCATTTGACCCCAGCTTAACTCAGTTTCTGGGTCAAAAGGTTCATAGGGAGAAGCTTCCGAAGTGGGGTAAAAATGTACAGTATTCCATCCCATAGCTTCCATTTGGGCATAAACCCGCCCAGCTTCTTCCAGAGTGGCACAGATTACACATAAATCTCTACCCTCATGATGAGCCAAAGCGGAAGTAACTAAACCCTTGGGTAAGCGGGAAATACCATTTAAATGCAGTTCTTGATTTTTTTTCAGTTTGGTGTTGAGTTCTGCGGTCAAAGGCAATCGCGCCAAGGCACGCACAATAGAAGAAAAAGCCATAAGTGTTACTAGAGTGAGAAGTCTGGAAAAATGGGAAAATTTAGATTGTAGTTAGATATAGCAGGTGACAGGGAACAGGTGACAGGTGACAGTGTAAACAGTCTTTTAGTATCTATGTTTAGCATTGATCAATATCCTTCATCCTTTGTTCTTGCCATATCCACTATTTTATAAAGTCAGTGGTTAAAGGTAACAGACTGTAGAGTGTGGAAAAAAATAATTCTTATTCCTAACTCCTTTCTACTGTCACCTGTCACCTGTCACCTGTCACCTCTTTCTCCCGACTCCCAAATAAAATGTCCTCAATCTCTGTTGAAATTTTAATCATTTTGGCGCTAATTCTTGCCAACGGTGTGTTTTCCATGTCTGAAATGGCCATAGTTTCCGCCCGTAAGGTCAGATTACAGCAACTAGCCAATCAAGGAAACCTCAACGCCCAAGCTGCACTGCAACTGGCAGAGTCTCCTAATCATTTTTTATCTCTTGTACAAGTAGGGATTACACTGATTAATATTCTCAATGGTGTGTTCGGTGGTGCTACCATTGCCCAAAGGCTAGAGAGATATGTTCAGTTAGTTCCTTTTTTGGCAGATTATAGCCAACCTATTGCTTTTGGAGTGGTGGTTTTAGTCATCACCTATTTATCATTGATTGTGGGTGAACTTGTACCCAAGCGGTTAGCATTAAACAACCCAGAAAAAATAGCCTCATCTGTAGCCCTTCCCATGCGAACTTTAGCGGCGTTAGCTTCTCCTGTGGTTTATCTTTTAAGTTTATCCACAGAAACAGTATTGCGACTTTTGGGAATTACACCTTCCCAAGAACCGCAAGTTACAGAAGAAGAAATCAAGATTTTAATAGAACAGGGAACAGAAGCGGGGACTTTTGAGGAAGCAGAACAGGATATGGTAGAAAGGGTTTTTCGTTTAGGCGATCGCCCTGTAAGTTCTCTAATGACACCCCGCCCTGATATTGTTTGGTTAGACTTGGACGACTCCCCAGAAGAAAACCGTCAGAAAATGTCTACCAGTGGTTATTCTCGTTATCCGGTATGTCAAGAGGGACTTGATCATGTTTTAGGTGTTATTCCTGTGACTGATTTATTAGCCAGGAGTTTACGCCATGAACCTTTTGATTTAACAATAGGATTACGTCAACCCATATTTGTCCCCGAAAGTACCAAGGGTTTAAAAGTTTTAGAGTTATTTAAACAAACCGCCACTCATATTGCTTTAGTAGTTGATGAATATGGAGTTATTCAAGGATTAGTAACGCTCAATGATATTATGAGTGAAATTGTCGGTGATGTTCCTGCACGACCTGGACAGGAAGAACCTCAAGCAGTACAAAGAGAAGATGGTTCTTGGTTGGTGGATGGAATGTTACCAATAGAAGAATTTTTTGAACTTTTTGGTTTAGAAGAAATTAATATTGAAGAGATAGGAAGTTTTCAAACTTTAGGCGGTTTAGTTATTACTCATTTAGGGCGTATTCCCTCAGCAGCAGATCATTTTGAATGGGAAGGTATGAGGATTGAAGTGATGGATATGGATGGAAATCGAGTTGATAAAGTTTTGGTGATTCCTAAGAATGGTAATGGTTGATTGGTGATTGGTGATTGGTGATTAACCACGTCATTAATTTTAGCCTTTCAAATAGGGAATACTAACTGTAAATGTTGTTCCTTCACCCTGTCGACTATCTACACTAATTTTACCTTGGTGCAAGTCCAAACATTTTTTCACTATGGATAGTCCTAAACCTGTACCAGAAATATTACCGACGTTAGAACCCCGAAAAAAAGGTGCAAATAATTTTACTTTATCTGCTTCAAGAATGCCAATACCATGATCAGTAATTGTAAAGACCAGTTGCTCATTTTCTCTAGTCAAAGTAAACTTTACTAAATTATTTTCAGGAGAGTATTTAATAGCATTAGTGAGAAGATTAGTGAGAATTTGCTGTAATAGTTTCTGATCAAACTGCACAATTAAAGAACCATCTGCCATTTGTTCATCTAAATTATAGGATAAATCAATTATATGTTTAGTAGTAGTTATTTCTGTTTCCTCTTTGAGACGATGACAAAAAGCAATGATATCTGATGCTTGTGGTTTAAATT contains:
- a CDS encoding hemolysin family protein, with amino-acid sequence MSSISVEILIILALILANGVFSMSEMAIVSARKVRLQQLANQGNLNAQAALQLAESPNHFLSLVQVGITLINILNGVFGGATIAQRLERYVQLVPFLADYSQPIAFGVVVLVITYLSLIVGELVPKRLALNNPEKIASSVALPMRTLAALASPVVYLLSLSTETVLRLLGITPSQEPQVTEEEIKILIEQGTEAGTFEEAEQDMVERVFRLGDRPVSSLMTPRPDIVWLDLDDSPEENRQKMSTSGYSRYPVCQEGLDHVLGVIPVTDLLARSLRHEPFDLTIGLRQPIFVPESTKGLKVLELFKQTATHIALVVDEYGVIQGLVTLNDIMSEIVGDVPARPGQEEPQAVQREDGSWLVDGMLPIEEFFELFGLEEINIEEIGSFQTLGGLVITHLGRIPSAADHFEWEGMRIEVMDMDGNRVDKVLVIPKNGNG